One Lagenorhynchus albirostris chromosome 8, mLagAlb1.1, whole genome shotgun sequence genomic region harbors:
- the INMT gene encoding LOW QUALITY PROTEIN: indolethylamine N-methyltransferase (The sequence of the model RefSeq protein was modified relative to this genomic sequence to represent the inferred CDS: deleted 2 bases in 2 codons; substituted 1 base at 1 genomic stop codon): MEGKLYTGEDYKKFNSKDYLKTYYAFDSGTVAENEILKFNLKNLFETFSSAGVRGDVLINTGPGPTIYQLLSACEAFWEIIASDHLQQNPQEVKKWLKKEPGAYDLSPAMQXVCELEGDRSKWQEKEARLQRTVTRLMKWDVNQPHPLGLTQVPPVDCVLTLLALECACHDVDAYPAAGRGLVSLLKPGGHLVTAVALRTQHYVVGAKKFFGLHREKETVEKALQEAGCQVLRCQCSRVIYSEAHCINEGICFVVARKSPRA; the protein is encoded by the exons ATGGAGGGCAAGCTGTACACAGGAGAGGACTACAAG AAGTTCAACTCCAAGGACTACTTAAAGACGTACTACGCCTTCGATTCAGGCACCGTAGCTGAAAATGAAATCTTGAAATTTAACCTGAAAAACCTCTTTGAAACCTTCTCTTCAG CAGGAGTGAGAGGTGACGTCCTGATCAACACTGGCCCAGGCCCCACCATCTACCAGCTGCTCTcggcctgtgaagccttctgggaGATCATCGCCTCAGACCACTTGCAGCAGAACCCCCAGGAGGTGAAGAAGTGGCTGAAGAAGGAGCCAGGGGCCTACGACTTGTCCCCAGCCATGCAGTAGGTGTGTGAGCTGGAGGGAGACAG GAGCAAGTGGCAGGAGAAGGAGGCCCGTCTCCAAAGGACAGTCACGCGG TTAATGAAGTGGGATGTGAACCAGCCACACCCACTGGGGCTCACCCAGGTGCCACCAGTTGACTGTGTGCTGACCCTGCTGGCCCTGGAGTGCGCCTGCCATGACGTGGACGCCTACCCGGCGGCCGGGCGAGGCCTGGTCAGCCTGCTGAAGCCGGGCGGGCACCTGGTCACCGCGGTAGCCCTGCGCACCCAGCACTACGTGGTGGGCGCCAAGAAGTTCTTTGGGCTCCACCGGGAGAAGGAGACAGTGGAGAAGGCCTTGCAGGAGGCCGGCTGCCAGGTGCTGAGGTGCCAGTGCTCCCGTGTCATCTACTCAGAGGCCCACTGCATCAATGAGGGCATCTGCTTTGTGGTCGCCCGCAAGAGTCCCAGGGCCTGA